One genomic region from Solwaraspora sp. WMMD792 encodes:
- a CDS encoding sigma-70 family RNA polymerase sigma factor has product MDDRAIVAALVAGDPRGLDRAYRVYADRLYTYCRFLLRDADGAADAVHDTFVLAGQRAAQLRDPERLRPWLYAIARNECLRVIRGQRRQLPLDDVGELPATPVDPVTGLGAEQLRELVRSAAAGLNPGDRQVIELAIRHDLSAADVGAVLGVSDSHAHARLSRARTQLERAIGALLVARTGADDCPTLGELLRGWDGTLTVLLRKRVSRHIESCPTCADRRRRQVSPAALFSAYATLPMLAVPAELWPRLVSTSADAGQAAARARIEQRAGRFDPATAFPRRGEPRRGRLMAGLAAAAVLALLIGGAAVVVVPRLATVDDTARSAPAGSPGLAAPPTTPSASSAPTAASSRPAPTTPTATASAGGPEPTGPAGPLPLTVQAEAQVSCTGSSRYQLTVVATVTGGTVESAVLTWTSGAAGSTQPPPTDPTAEPGTDPESTSGPGAGGPGGIAAPGGVPPRGGEVAMTVSGDTATGQVWRMAVASVDWQVVVVAADGRRAGAGPYPAANPCPVPI; this is encoded by the coding sequence GCGCTGGTCGCCGGTGACCCGCGCGGCCTCGACCGTGCCTACCGCGTGTACGCCGACCGGCTGTACACGTACTGCCGGTTCCTGCTGCGCGACGCGGACGGCGCGGCCGACGCCGTCCACGACACGTTCGTCCTGGCCGGCCAGCGGGCGGCGCAGCTGCGCGACCCGGAGCGCTTGCGCCCGTGGCTGTACGCCATCGCCCGTAACGAGTGCCTGCGGGTGATCCGTGGTCAGCGGCGGCAGCTGCCGCTGGACGACGTGGGCGAGCTGCCCGCCACGCCGGTCGACCCGGTCACCGGGCTCGGTGCCGAACAGCTGCGGGAGCTGGTCCGGTCAGCGGCCGCCGGGCTGAACCCCGGTGACCGGCAGGTGATCGAGCTCGCCATCCGGCACGACCTGTCCGCCGCCGACGTCGGTGCCGTGCTGGGGGTTTCCGACAGTCACGCGCACGCCCGGCTGTCCCGGGCCCGGACCCAACTCGAACGGGCCATCGGCGCGTTACTGGTGGCCCGCACCGGTGCCGACGACTGCCCAACCCTCGGTGAGCTGCTGCGCGGCTGGGACGGCACGCTCACCGTGTTGCTACGCAAGCGGGTCAGTCGGCACATCGAGTCCTGCCCGACCTGCGCCGACCGGCGCCGCCGGCAGGTCAGCCCAGCCGCGTTGTTCTCCGCGTACGCGACCCTGCCGATGCTCGCCGTTCCGGCGGAGCTCTGGCCCCGGCTGGTGTCGACCAGTGCCGACGCCGGGCAGGCGGCGGCCCGGGCGCGGATCGAGCAGCGGGCCGGCCGGTTCGACCCGGCCACCGCCTTCCCCCGCCGAGGCGAGCCGCGCCGAGGTCGGCTGATGGCCGGCCTGGCGGCGGCCGCCGTGCTGGCCCTGCTGATCGGCGGTGCAGCGGTGGTGGTGGTGCCCCGGCTGGCCACGGTCGACGACACCGCCCGGTCGGCGCCGGCCGGGTCGCCAGGTCTGGCCGCGCCACCGACCACGCCGTCGGCCAGCAGCGCGCCGACAGCCGCCTCGAGCAGGCCGGCACCGACGACGCCAACGGCGACCGCGTCGGCCGGCGGCCCCGAGCCGACCGGCCCCGCCGGGCCGCTGCCGTTGACGGTCCAGGCCGAGGCGCAGGTCTCCTGCACCGGCTCCAGCCGCTACCAGTTGACCGTGGTCGCCACCGTCACCGGCGGCACCGTCGAGTCGGCGGTGCTCACCTGGACCAGCGGCGCGGCCGGTTCGACGCAGCCGCCGCCGACGGATCCGACTGCGGAACCGGGAACCGACCCGGAGTCGACTTCCGGCCCCGGTGCCGGCGGTCCGGGCGGCATCGCCGCGCCGGGCGGGGTGCCGCCGCGGGGCGGCGAGGTGGCGATGACCGTCTCCGGGGACACCGCCACCGGGCAGGTCTGGCGGATGGCCGTGGCGTCGGTCGACTGGCAGGTCGTCGTCGTGGCAGCTGACGGGCGGCGGGCCGGTGCCGGGCCGTACCCGGCCGCCAACCCGTGCCCGGTGCCGATCTGA
- a CDS encoding GNAT family N-acetyltransferase — protein sequence MQRDTDGGDRFDDRARIYHRAGTQADVPAVLALLDDAVRWLAEHGRTGQWGTEPQSTDPRRVAMVTGWAKESGLVLACVPVGDGGERVVGALAVGTARSYVPPVNEPELYVNLLVTDRRWAGHGIGGALLDEARRIAVERGATLLRVDCYAGGDRALVRYYERAGFTAAEPFTVDRPDGPWPGQILSQRIR from the coding sequence ATGCAACGTGACACCGACGGCGGCGACCGCTTCGACGACCGGGCCCGGATCTATCACCGGGCCGGCACCCAGGCGGACGTCCCGGCGGTCCTCGCGCTGCTCGACGACGCGGTCCGCTGGCTGGCCGAACACGGCCGTACCGGGCAGTGGGGGACCGAACCGCAGTCGACCGACCCGCGCCGGGTCGCGATGGTCACCGGGTGGGCGAAGGAGAGCGGCCTGGTGCTGGCCTGCGTGCCGGTCGGCGATGGTGGCGAGCGGGTCGTCGGGGCGCTCGCCGTCGGCACCGCCCGGTCCTACGTACCGCCGGTCAACGAGCCCGAGTTGTACGTGAACCTGCTGGTCACCGATCGGCGGTGGGCCGGTCACGGGATCGGCGGTGCGCTGCTCGACGAGGCCCGGCGGATCGCTGTGGAACGCGGCGCGACCCTGCTGCGGGTCGACTGCTACGCCGGTGGTGACCGGGCGCTGGTCCGCTACTACGAGCGGGCCGGGTTCACCGCCGCCGAGCCGTTCACCGTCGACCGGCCGGACGGCCCGTGGCCAGGCCAGATCCTCAGCCAGCGGATCCGCTGA
- the dinB gene encoding DNA polymerase IV yields MAGEASILHADLDAFYASVEQRDDPRLRGRPVIVGAGVVLAASYQAKARGVRTAMPARRARLICPEAVVVPPRMAAYTAASRAVFEVFRQTTPLVEPLSIDEAFLDVGGLRRLVGTPADIAARLRVAVRDQVGLPITVGVARTKFLAKVASGVAKPDGLLVVPPDKELAFLHPLPVERLWGVGPVTAGKLRERGITTVGRVAGLGEAALVSIVGAAAGRHLHALAHNQDPRRVQTGGRRGSIGSQQALGRASRDPADVDAILAGLVDRVGRRMRAAGRTGRTVTLRLRFGDFTRATRAHTLPRATNQTSTVLDTARDLLAAAGPMIRERGLTLVGVSVGNLGDGQATQLALPLGPADAPPEAAARHSVGRPADQSGARPVDGPAGRQESLDAALDAVRDRFGSSAVNRAVLLGRDLGPAAPLLPD; encoded by the coding sequence GTGGCGGGTGAGGCCAGCATCCTGCACGCCGACCTGGACGCGTTCTACGCCTCGGTCGAGCAGCGCGACGACCCCCGGCTGCGCGGCCGGCCGGTGATCGTCGGCGCCGGCGTGGTGCTGGCCGCCAGCTACCAGGCCAAGGCACGCGGCGTACGCACCGCGATGCCCGCCCGGCGGGCCCGGCTGATCTGCCCGGAGGCGGTGGTGGTGCCGCCCCGGATGGCGGCCTACACGGCGGCCAGCCGGGCGGTGTTCGAGGTGTTCCGGCAGACCACGCCGCTGGTCGAACCGCTCTCCATCGACGAGGCGTTCCTCGACGTCGGTGGGCTGCGCCGGCTCGTCGGCACACCCGCCGACATCGCCGCCCGGCTGCGGGTCGCGGTCCGCGACCAGGTCGGACTGCCGATCACCGTCGGGGTGGCCCGGACCAAGTTCCTGGCCAAGGTGGCCAGCGGCGTCGCCAAACCGGACGGGCTGCTGGTGGTGCCGCCCGACAAGGAGTTGGCGTTCCTGCACCCGCTGCCGGTCGAACGGCTCTGGGGCGTCGGCCCGGTCACCGCCGGCAAGCTACGTGAACGCGGCATCACCACGGTCGGCCGGGTGGCCGGCCTCGGGGAGGCGGCGCTGGTCAGCATCGTCGGTGCCGCCGCCGGCCGGCACCTGCACGCCCTCGCCCACAACCAGGACCCGCGCCGGGTCCAGACCGGCGGCCGGCGCGGCTCGATCGGCTCCCAGCAGGCGCTCGGCCGGGCCAGCCGGGACCCGGCCGACGTGGACGCGATCCTCGCCGGGCTGGTCGACCGGGTCGGCCGCCGGATGCGGGCCGCCGGGCGCACCGGCCGGACGGTCACCCTGCGGCTGCGGTTCGGCGACTTCACCCGGGCCACCCGCGCGCACACCCTGCCCCGGGCCACCAACCAGACGTCGACCGTCCTGGACACCGCCCGCGACCTGCTGGCCGCCGCCGGACCGATGATCCGCGAACGCGGGCTGACCCTGGTCGGCGTCTCGGTCGGCAACCTCGGCGACGGGCAGGCGACCCAGTTGGCGTTGCCCCTCGGACCGGCCGACGCTCCACCGGAGGCAGCGGCGCGGCATTCCGTCGGTCGGCCGGCCGACCAGTCGGGCGCGCGGCCGGTCGACGGCCCGGCCGGTCGGCAGGAGAGCCTGGACGCCGCGCTCGACGCGGTCCGGGACCGGTTCGGGTCCAGCGCGGTCAACCGGGCGGTGCTGCTCGGCCGCGACCTCGGTCCCGCCGCCCCACTGCTGCCGGACTGA
- the ilvD gene encoding dihydroxy-acid dehydratase → MPELRSRTSTHGRTMAGARALWRATGMTDDDFGKPIVAIANSFTQFVPGHVHLKDLGGLVADAVADAGGVGREFNTIAVDDGIAMGHGGMLYSLPSRELIADAVEYMVNAHCADALVCISNCDKITPGMLLAALRLNIPTVFVSGGPMEAGKTVAVEGVVHAKLDLIDAMIAASNDAVTDDQLDTIERSACPTCGSCSGMFTANSMNCLTEAVGLALPGNGSVLATHAARKSLFVEAGRTVVEIAKRWYDGDDASVLPRAVASRAAFENAVALDVAMGGSTNTVLHLLAAAREAELDFGVADIDDISRRVPCLAKVAPNTPKYHMEDVHRAGGIPAILGELDRAGALRRDVHAVHSPSLTQWLADWDIRGGSASDEAVELFHAAPGGVRTTEPFSTTNRWSSLDTDAAQGCIRDVAHAYSADGGLAILHGNLAPQGAVVKTAGVPDDCLTFRGPAKVYESQEDTVSAILAGEVVAGDVVVVRYEGPKGGPGMQEMLYPTSFLKGRGLGRACALITDGRFSGGTSGLSIGHASPEAASGGLIALVEPGDEIVIDIPARRLELNVPDEVLQARRIAQEKRDRPYTPVDRQRPVSAALRAYASMATSASDGAYRLVPE, encoded by the coding sequence ATGCCTGAGCTGCGGTCGAGGACCTCCACCCACGGTCGGACGATGGCCGGCGCCCGGGCCCTGTGGCGGGCCACCGGGATGACCGACGACGACTTCGGCAAGCCGATCGTCGCCATCGCCAACAGCTTCACCCAGTTCGTGCCCGGCCACGTACATCTCAAGGACCTCGGCGGGCTGGTCGCCGACGCGGTGGCCGACGCCGGCGGGGTGGGCCGCGAGTTCAACACCATCGCCGTCGACGACGGCATCGCCATGGGCCACGGCGGCATGCTCTACTCGCTGCCCAGCCGGGAGCTGATCGCCGACGCCGTCGAGTACATGGTCAACGCGCACTGCGCCGACGCGCTGGTCTGCATCTCGAACTGCGACAAGATCACCCCGGGGATGCTGCTCGCCGCGCTGCGGCTGAACATCCCGACCGTGTTCGTCTCCGGTGGCCCGATGGAGGCCGGCAAGACCGTCGCCGTCGAGGGCGTCGTGCACGCCAAGCTCGATTTGATCGACGCGATGATCGCCGCGTCGAACGACGCCGTCACCGACGACCAGCTCGACACCATCGAGCGGTCCGCCTGCCCGACCTGCGGCTCCTGCTCCGGCATGTTCACCGCCAACTCGATGAACTGCCTCACCGAGGCGGTCGGGCTGGCGCTGCCGGGCAACGGCTCGGTGCTGGCCACCCACGCCGCCCGCAAATCGCTGTTCGTCGAAGCCGGCCGGACCGTCGTGGAGATCGCCAAGCGGTGGTACGACGGCGACGACGCCTCGGTGCTGCCCCGCGCCGTCGCCAGCCGGGCCGCGTTCGAGAACGCGGTCGCCCTGGACGTGGCGATGGGCGGCTCCACCAACACGGTGCTGCACCTGCTGGCCGCCGCCCGCGAGGCCGAGCTGGACTTCGGCGTCGCCGACATCGACGACATCTCCCGCCGGGTGCCCTGCCTGGCCAAGGTCGCCCCGAACACTCCGAAATACCACATGGAGGACGTGCACCGGGCCGGCGGCATCCCGGCGATCCTCGGCGAACTGGACCGGGCCGGCGCGCTACGCCGCGACGTGCACGCCGTGCACTCGCCGTCGCTGACCCAGTGGCTGGCCGACTGGGACATCCGGGGCGGCAGCGCCTCCGACGAGGCGGTCGAGCTGTTCCACGCCGCCCCCGGCGGGGTGCGCACCACCGAGCCGTTCTCCACCACCAACCGCTGGTCCAGTCTGGACACCGACGCGGCGCAGGGCTGCATCCGCGACGTCGCCCACGCGTACTCCGCCGACGGCGGCCTGGCGATCCTGCACGGCAACCTGGCCCCGCAGGGCGCGGTGGTCAAGACCGCCGGGGTGCCCGACGACTGCCTGACCTTCCGCGGCCCGGCCAAGGTGTACGAGTCGCAGGAGGACACCGTCTCGGCGATCCTGGCCGGCGAGGTGGTCGCCGGTGACGTGGTCGTGGTCCGCTACGAAGGCCCCAAGGGTGGGCCGGGCATGCAGGAGATGCTCTACCCGACCTCGTTCCTGAAGGGGCGCGGCCTCGGCCGGGCCTGCGCGCTGATCACCGACGGCCGGTTCTCCGGCGGCACCTCCGGGCTGTCCATCGGGCACGCCTCCCCCGAGGCCGCCTCCGGTGGGCTGATCGCCCTGGTCGAGCCGGGCGACGAGATCGTCATCGACATCCCGGCCCGGCGGCTGGAGCTGAACGTGCCCGACGAGGTACTGCAGGCCCGCCGAATCGCCCAGGAGAAGCGGGACCGCCCGTACACCCCGGTCGACCGGCAGCGGCCGGTGTCGGCGGCGCTACGGGCGTACGCCTCGATGGCCACCTCGGCCAGCGACGGCGCGTACCGCCTCGTCCCGGAGTGA
- a CDS encoding bifunctional diguanylate cyclase/phosphodiesterase: MQALALASGLAAALGAGWLFVVARRRDGSSDRAHRLLAVGAGLTTVSVLTGLVGAVTMTAEWDRQQPQRSLLATVVAVGCALGGLLLIWGLLRLPGTAGRSAPTARHLLDCLAVGAALWFTGWVLVAPPTRLLGAATPTACPAILLATATVAAITGVAVMTALHSGRHPAGPLLGGAGTVLIGLSGIAAAAGICQYGVGLVLAGAVGLPVGLVLVWLGGGRPGCGGSTPAGLVPRGAGYVFLPMVVMAAAGFYHVASGGEFTTVAVAVGSLEGFILVGRQYLALLDVRRYAARLASSEAHFRNLAHTDPLTGLANRRALLHELYDCVADQRPGGLLTLDLDGFKTVNDMRGHDVGDAVLIEVGRRLVAELAGAGLAARLGGDEFAVLLSYSDPEQAHRVAVRILRALDEPYPHDKGPIYVSASIGMACCSTAQDVPTLLRNADLALRSAKQRGKNRVERYDVSYDQAQRRRVRLEHEMRGAIDRGELRLAFQPVVAVPSVRPVGAEALIRWHHPELGKVPPDEFIPLAEECGMISRLGAWVLDEACRQLSRWLAEGHDVWVSVNVSPHELHAPEYVLQVDEALRRHRVPSQRLVLEVTEHAVARDLAELIRRLKALRATGVRIALDDFGAGYSSLGQLRNLPIDILKIDHSLVAEQGPVAPPLPGRRAFAPMVDVVMRLGHQLGLEVIAEGVTNQAELAVVVEAGCRFGQGALFGWGVPAEHLEAMLSAATSSGNRHGIGGRRRSSENQQASAGAASLPAQDVRSVDSSREMRQA; this comes from the coding sequence ATGCAGGCGCTCGCGTTGGCGAGTGGGCTGGCGGCTGCGCTGGGCGCGGGATGGTTGTTCGTCGTGGCTCGCCGTCGGGACGGATCGTCGGACCGGGCCCACCGGCTGCTCGCGGTCGGCGCCGGGCTGACCACCGTCAGCGTGCTGACCGGGCTGGTCGGCGCCGTCACGATGACCGCCGAGTGGGACCGGCAACAGCCCCAGCGGAGCCTGCTCGCCACGGTCGTCGCGGTCGGCTGCGCGCTCGGCGGACTGCTGCTGATCTGGGGCCTGCTGCGGCTGCCGGGCACCGCCGGGCGGTCCGCGCCGACCGCGCGTCACCTGCTCGACTGCCTGGCGGTCGGTGCGGCGCTGTGGTTCACCGGCTGGGTGCTGGTCGCCCCACCGACCCGGCTGCTGGGCGCGGCGACCCCGACCGCCTGCCCGGCGATCCTGCTGGCTACCGCGACCGTCGCCGCGATCACCGGCGTGGCGGTGATGACCGCGCTGCACAGCGGCCGCCATCCGGCCGGCCCGCTGCTCGGCGGTGCGGGCACGGTGCTGATCGGGCTCAGCGGCATCGCTGCGGCGGCCGGCATCTGCCAGTACGGTGTGGGGCTCGTCCTGGCCGGTGCCGTCGGGTTGCCGGTCGGGCTGGTGCTGGTCTGGCTCGGTGGGGGACGGCCGGGGTGCGGCGGCAGTACGCCGGCCGGCCTGGTGCCGCGCGGGGCCGGGTACGTGTTCCTGCCGATGGTGGTGATGGCCGCCGCCGGGTTCTACCACGTGGCGAGCGGCGGCGAGTTCACCACCGTCGCGGTGGCGGTCGGCAGCCTGGAGGGCTTCATCCTGGTGGGCCGGCAGTATCTGGCCCTGCTCGACGTGCGTCGGTACGCCGCCCGGCTGGCGTCCAGCGAGGCCCATTTCCGCAACCTGGCCCACACCGACCCGTTGACCGGGCTGGCCAACCGGCGGGCGCTGCTGCACGAGCTGTACGACTGTGTCGCCGATCAGCGTCCCGGCGGGCTGCTCACCCTGGACCTGGACGGTTTCAAGACGGTCAACGACATGCGGGGCCACGACGTCGGCGATGCGGTGCTGATCGAGGTGGGCCGGCGGCTGGTCGCCGAGCTGGCCGGGGCGGGGTTGGCCGCCCGGCTGGGCGGTGACGAGTTCGCCGTACTGCTGTCGTACTCCGACCCGGAGCAGGCGCACCGCGTCGCGGTCCGGATCCTGCGCGCCCTCGACGAGCCGTACCCGCATGACAAGGGGCCGATCTACGTGTCGGCGAGCATCGGGATGGCCTGCTGTTCGACCGCGCAGGACGTACCGACGCTGCTGCGCAACGCGGACCTGGCGCTGCGCTCGGCGAAGCAGCGGGGCAAGAACCGGGTGGAGCGCTACGACGTCTCCTACGACCAGGCCCAGCGTCGCCGGGTCCGGCTGGAGCACGAGATGCGCGGCGCGATCGACCGCGGCGAGCTGCGGCTGGCCTTCCAGCCGGTGGTGGCGGTGCCGTCGGTACGGCCGGTCGGTGCCGAGGCGTTGATCCGTTGGCACCATCCGGAGTTGGGCAAGGTGCCACCGGACGAGTTCATCCCGCTGGCCGAGGAGTGCGGGATGATCAGCCGGCTGGGTGCCTGGGTGCTCGACGAGGCGTGCCGGCAGCTGTCCCGCTGGCTGGCCGAGGGGCACGACGTCTGGGTGTCGGTCAACGTGTCGCCGCACGAGTTGCACGCCCCGGAGTACGTGCTGCAGGTCGACGAGGCGTTGCGACGGCACCGGGTGCCGTCGCAACGCCTGGTGCTGGAGGTCACCGAACATGCCGTCGCCCGGGATCTCGCGGAGCTGATCCGCCGGCTGAAGGCGCTGCGCGCCACCGGGGTACGGATCGCCCTGGACGATTTCGGCGCCGGCTACTCGTCGCTCGGCCAGCTGCGGAACCTGCCGATCGACATTCTCAAGATCGACCACAGTCTGGTGGCCGAGCAGGGTCCGGTCGCGCCGCCGCTGCCGGGCCGGCGGGCGTTCGCGCCGATGGTCGACGTGGTGATGCGGCTCGGGCACCAGCTGGGTCTGGAGGTCATCGCCGAGGGCGTGACCAACCAGGCGGAGCTTGCCGTCGTGGTGGAGGCGGGCTGCCGGTTCGGGCAGGGCGCGCTGTTCGGGTGGGGGGTGCCGGCTGAGCATCTGGAGGCGATGCTGTCGGCGGCGACGTCGTCCGGTAACCGGCATGGAATCGGCGGTCGCCGCCGCTCCAGCGAAAATCAGCAGGCCAGCGCCGGTGCGGCATCGCTACCCGCCCAGGATGTGAGATCAGTTGACTCATCGCGTGAGATGCGTCAGGCTTAG
- a CDS encoding acetolactate synthase large subunit, producing MTRPTPETLAHRAHSAAAAAPTPATLANAVTPPPAPPVPVSGAGCLVRSLEALGVDVVFGIPGGAILPAYDPLYDSTVRHILVRHEQGAGHAATGYAQATGRVGVCMATSGPGATNLVTPIADAYMDSVPIVAITGQVARPSIGTDAFQEADIQGITLPITKHNYLVQSGEEIPRVLAEAFHLAATGRPGPVLVDIPKDVLQAQTTFAWPPTLDLPGYRPTLHPHGKQIREAARLMAGARRPVLYVGGGVLKAQATEGLRRLAELTGIPVVTTLMARGAFPDSHPQHLGMPGMHGTVAAVYALQKADLIVALGARFDDRVTGKLDSFAPGAAVVHADIDPAEIGKNRTADVPIVGDARHVIDELIEAYPAAERGTPAGRPAARSAGPAGDRSDWWAQLDDLRERYPLGYDEPDDGTLSPQYVIERLGKLAGPDAIYVAGVGQHQMWASQFISYEKPNTWLNSGGLGTMGYAVPAAMGAKVGRPETVVWAVDGDGCFQMTNQELATCALEGIPVKVALINNGNLGMVRQWQTLFYGERYSNTDLGTHKHRIPDFVKLAEALGCVGLRCENAADVDKTIAAAMEINDVPVVIDFVVGKDAMVWPMVAAGTSNDEIMFARDVRPTFDEDDL from the coding sequence ATGACGAGACCCACGCCCGAGACCCTCGCCCACCGCGCGCACTCGGCAGCGGCGGCCGCGCCGACCCCGGCCACCCTCGCCAACGCCGTGACCCCGCCGCCGGCCCCGCCGGTGCCGGTCTCCGGCGCGGGTTGCCTGGTCCGGTCCCTGGAAGCACTCGGCGTCGACGTGGTGTTCGGCATCCCCGGCGGGGCGATCCTGCCGGCCTACGACCCGCTGTACGACTCGACGGTGCGGCACATCCTGGTCCGCCACGAACAGGGTGCCGGGCACGCCGCGACCGGCTACGCCCAGGCCACCGGCCGGGTCGGGGTGTGCATGGCGACCTCCGGTCCGGGCGCCACCAACCTGGTCACGCCGATCGCCGACGCGTACATGGACTCGGTGCCGATCGTGGCCATCACCGGCCAGGTGGCCCGCCCGTCGATCGGCACCGACGCCTTCCAGGAAGCCGACATCCAGGGCATCACCCTGCCGATCACCAAGCACAACTACCTGGTGCAGTCGGGCGAGGAGATCCCCCGGGTGCTGGCCGAGGCGTTCCACCTGGCGGCCACCGGCCGGCCCGGCCCGGTGCTGGTCGACATCCCCAAGGACGTGCTGCAGGCCCAGACCACCTTCGCCTGGCCGCCCACGCTGGACCTGCCCGGCTACCGGCCCACCCTGCACCCGCACGGCAAGCAGATCCGCGAGGCGGCCCGGCTGATGGCCGGGGCCCGCCGCCCGGTGCTCTACGTCGGCGGCGGTGTGCTCAAGGCGCAGGCCACCGAGGGGCTGCGTCGGCTCGCCGAACTGACCGGCATCCCGGTGGTCACCACGCTGATGGCCCGGGGCGCGTTCCCCGACTCGCACCCGCAGCATCTGGGCATGCCCGGCATGCACGGCACCGTCGCGGCGGTGTACGCGCTGCAGAAGGCGGACCTGATCGTGGCTCTCGGCGCCCGGTTCGACGACCGGGTGACCGGCAAGCTGGACTCCTTCGCCCCGGGCGCGGCGGTGGTGCACGCCGACATCGACCCGGCCGAGATCGGCAAGAACCGTACCGCCGACGTGCCGATCGTCGGCGACGCCCGGCACGTCATCGACGAGCTGATCGAGGCGTACCCGGCGGCGGAGCGGGGCACCCCCGCCGGCCGCCCGGCGGCGCGGTCCGCCGGCCCGGCCGGCGACCGCAGCGACTGGTGGGCGCAGCTGGACGACCTGCGGGAGCGGTACCCGCTGGGCTACGACGAGCCGGACGACGGCACGCTGTCCCCGCAGTACGTGATCGAGCGGCTCGGCAAGCTGGCCGGACCGGACGCCATCTACGTCGCCGGCGTCGGCCAGCACCAGATGTGGGCCTCCCAGTTCATCTCCTACGAGAAGCCGAACACCTGGCTCAACTCCGGCGGGTTGGGCACCATGGGGTACGCGGTCCCGGCGGCGATGGGTGCGAAGGTCGGCCGGCCGGAGACGGTGGTCTGGGCGGTCGACGGCGACGGCTGCTTCCAGATGACCAACCAGGAGCTGGCCACCTGTGCCCTGGAGGGCATCCCGGTCAAGGTGGCGCTGATCAACAACGGCAACCTGGGCATGGTCCGGCAGTGGCAGACGCTGTTCTACGGCGAGCGCTACTCCAACACCGACCTGGGCACCCACAAGCACCGCATCCCGGACTTCGTCAAGCTGGCCGAGGCGCTCGGCTGTGTCGGGCTGCGTTGCGAGAACGCCGCCGACGTGGACAAGACCATCGCCGCCGCGATGGAGATCAACGACGTCCCGGTCGTGATCGACTTCGTGGTCGGTAAGGACGCCATGGTCTGGCCGATGGTCGCCGCCGGCACCAGCAACGATGAGATCATGTTCGCCCGGGACGTCCGGCCCACCTTCGACGAGGACGACCTGTGA
- the ilvN gene encoding acetolactate synthase small subunit produces MTKHTLSVLVENKPGVLARVSGLFSRRGFNIDSLAVGETENPEVSRITIVVDADSSPLEQVTKQLNKLVNVLKIVELDPAVSVARQLLLVKVRADRAMRSQVLETVNLFRARVVDVAPDTLTVEATGTSDKLDALLRDLEPFGIKEMVQSGLVAIGRGSRSITTGPALRAA; encoded by the coding sequence ATGACCAAGCACACGCTCTCCGTGCTGGTGGAGAACAAGCCCGGGGTGCTGGCCCGGGTGTCCGGACTGTTCTCCCGGCGCGGATTCAACATCGACTCACTGGCGGTCGGCGAGACCGAGAATCCCGAGGTCTCCCGGATCACCATCGTCGTCGACGCCGACTCGTCGCCGCTGGAGCAGGTGACCAAGCAGCTGAACAAGCTGGTCAACGTACTGAAGATCGTGGAACTCGACCCGGCGGTGTCGGTCGCCCGCCAGTTGCTGCTGGTCAAGGTCCGCGCGGACCGCGCGATGCGGTCGCAGGTGCTGGAGACGGTGAACCTGTTCCGCGCCCGGGTGGTGGACGTCGCACCGGACACCCTCACCGTCGAGGCCACCGGCACGTCCGACAAGCTGGACGCGTTGCTGCGTGATCTCGAACCGTTCGGCATCAAGGAGATGGTGCAGTCCGGTCTGGTCGCGATCGGGCGCGGCTCCCGGTCGATCACCACCGGACCGGCGCTGCGCGCCGCCTGA